The DNA sequence TGTTTCGATTTGACTTCGAGTTCCGACATTTCGAGTAATTGCTTGACGCAGATGCAGATGGCAGTTTATGGAAGTTCATTCAGTCCTCACTACGAACTGCTTTGAGAACACAATACGCGATCCTAAACTTCTCTGCCTACCTACTTGGTCTGGGGTAGCTCAGACCTTCCTACTACTTTGAGGTTAGGCACCTAAAAGTTACCTGTTCCAAAAAAACCCTCTTTTTGATTATGtcagttataaaattgtaaaatattaactgCCATGTCTAATCGGCACTCAATAAAAAACTTTTGAGACTCACATGACTAGAGACTACACGTCATACAGAGATGTATGCGATACTTATAGGGTTTCCTCTTCAACACATGATATTGGCGGAATTCACATCACACACTACAAATGCAATTAAACTAAATTTCTAGTTAGATGCATAGAATTTTGCTTATGGTGCTGCATGCTGGATGCATTAATTTTGTGCTTATAGAAGCATGTCATGTAAACGCAGCCTTTGAGATATATGCCGGGTAACGGGTTCGATGCCGGGGGAGATAGTTCCCGACAGCTGTCTGCGCCCGCGCACCTGCGCCGAACCGTGTGAGACGGAGTGAGACCGCATACACAACAAACAGTATAGTGTTTCACCATGCTATTGAGAAtactatattatgtttatgacCGAACTCATTTAAGTAATTCAGTACGTGCCTGATGTcattgttgataaataattggtacataaataaataagtgccTACCTACACTATCTAGGTTACCTAGGTATTATGTTCGGTTAGTAACTGCGGCTGGTATCGCAAATTTCCACCCCTCTCATTTCATACACGCGAGCCGGCACCGGCCAACAGTCAGTTGAGTCGCGTGCGCCGCCGGCCTCGCCCGCGCGTGAACACAAACAACTCAACTAACGGAAACCTTCTCCCGTTCCAGAGCAAGGTGGAGTACTACGTGAAATGGAAAGGCTGGAAGCCCAAGCACAACACCTGGGAACCGGAGGAGAACATCCTGGACCCGCGGCTCATCCAGAGCTTCGAGCGCGGCGAGGAGCTGCGGCGGcaggggcggcggcgcgagcGCGAGCTGTCCCCCGAGCGCCGCTCGCCCTCCGCCGAGCCCGCGCCGCCCAAGCGCAAGGCCGAGGTGCTGCGCGAGTCCGGCAAGATCGGCGTCACCATCACCATGAGCCCGCCTGGCAAGCGCCACGACAagccgcgccccgcgccaccgcccgccgcgcccggcggcgcccccgcgcccgcctccCCCGCCGCCgaggccgccgcgccgcgctccggcccgcgccgcgcgccgcacTCGCCGGAGGAGGCCGACGCGCACACGCCGCCCGAGCGCCGCACCGACACgcagcccgccgccgccgctcccgccgagccccgcggcgcgcgccccccgccccccgcgcccgcaccCGCCGACGACCCCAAGCGGACCGAGGAGccggcccccgcccccgcccccgcgcccgcgcccgcgccccccgcgccgcgccgcactGCCGCCTTCTGGCTGGCGCGCTCGCCGGTGGCGGACCAGATCTTCATCACGGACGTGACGGTGAACCTGCAGACCGTCACCATCCGCGAGTGCCGCACGGAGAAGGGCTTCTTCAAGAGCCGCgaggcgccggcgccgccgcccagcCTGGACGTCACGTaggcgccgcccccgcccccgcccgccctCGCACCCGCGGGAAACACTAGTGAGATGTCTTCGACAGTGTACAGATGtagttagtatttatttagtgtagtataaattattattttgttgcgAATCGCAACAAGTTGCAAGTGAATGGACCGAGTGACTACATGCTAATGCGAACATTGTTGGTTTGCTTAAGAAGTTAgagaaatataatataatgctACTGATGATGTGATGTACGTGAAGTATAGACCTACTGGTGGAGAGTCAAAATGTAGGcactttataaattaatattttaataagattTTAATACAATTCCCACATTCCCCATAATCTGTTCATGACTGAGAagataataatacttattgctgttattttaataatttagtttttttagaaCTTCTCTAATActcaaacttatttttgtataatgcataatattatttgatatcCCGTAACCCCTATTCCTGGTAATCCTATACCAACAGGACTTTAATAGATTGACGAGTATTAGGTCTTTATCAATCAATTCAATAGTAATTATAtagaaattttaaacaaaaagcAATGCTGATATTGGTACAAATCCGGTAGATTACCTATCATaaactatacttaattaaattatgctGATTGATGTATTATTTCTGGATTGGACTGTATttctcaattttattttaatttgtaatgcctacctaattgttattgttatttatttgtctaAATAATTTTCGAATATTCCGTTATAGCGATGCACTGTAGCTAGTAGTAAAATCCtgcataattttgtttaattaacgatagtaggtacctaaaataatttgtcatcttatttttagtaagtatttaatccATGGAAAAATCCTAAGCATTATTAAAGTTGTCATTGGATACAATTGGCTTCAGGTTAAGGTGATACCTGTCAAGAGAAAACAGTTCATCATACATAAGAGGCTAGTTGGTTGATACATAACTGATTATCCGTATAGGGTACGGGTCAGTTATGTTTAtatgtattgtttatttttttatgatatcaATGAagctgaatattttattttttataatttcacatAAACTTCAGTACCTAACCACTATATAGAAGGTTAAACTGTAAACCACCATAATGTCATTTTGTAAGaagaaatacatattttgtatctataaatatttatttatttatttatttatttaataacttaaaccTATCATTAGTCATCATAATATGTTAGttcaggtacctacttacactgTATTTAGTAAAAACTACTATGTACTTAGCATCTTATAACttatctaatattttaaagcaatATTTATGATTAATTACTGTCGATTTTGACGTTATGTAATATTGTTCTGATTTAAGCACCTACCTTTTAAGCTTAAATCGTTATTGTGTTCCTTAACTATTAGTTGTTATTGGTTCCTGTCACTGAGGTATAGTCtcgtattaatttattaattaatacatcgtaagttttttattaaaatgcatTTGTATGtgaaatttatgtaaatactgtaaataatatatacctactagagCACTTGTTTTATAATGTGATAGTTCTCCCACattgtattatgtaaataaatgagAATCAATTAGAACTTGTGTATTACTCATCTTGAATAACGTAGGAACTCGAATCCTTAAAAGGGTAGCCAAAGGTGCCTCGCAAGAGAGTCACCACTTTTCGCTGTAGGTGAAGGTATAAAAGAtataatactctttattgcacacaaacagaaacagtattacaaacatgaaatagcacaatcggcggccttattactaaaagtaatatcttccagacaaccatattgataggaaatagaaagaattaaaatgtataattgttatttttatttacagacCTACTAGTTATCAACTCACGTGATAACTACGAtctgaattttaaattatagaaTTGCGGGTTTCTTTTCAGTTTAGCAAGAATATGGATCGGTAGTGCATTATCATAATATGATGCACATGGATGGGTAGGTACTCTGCATTatcataacaatattattaagtatatcatataaaaaaaattacaggtAACACATTAATATGATACGGCACTACCCATCCCATTTGCcattaataagtacttacctgttacctgaaaaactaaaattgttgaataaaaaaaacattgactGTTCTGTTTTTGTTAGGCAAATGGAAACGTATGTGGGACGCCGCCGTCCAGGCAACTGGACTGATGACCCTCAGACCggtaaggggccgtccattaatcacgtgtaTATCAATcaataacctaacctaaccgaTAGTGATGTGATGGTTAGATGAAGAATCTTGAGGACTTGTTGTATGCTCCGTGGTAGAGGTCGGCAGGAGGGCAACTGTTGGCTGACGatgatttaagtaagtacctacttacccaCAGATACTTATCggcaggcgcggatccacccatatgggcaaggtgggcatgcccatcacctaaatgACTTGCCATATCAAACCAAaggattttataatttagttattttatgaaatggcTTTTTATAGTTATGATGAGATGATTTCCTGGAAAGCCATAAAATTTTCTGTCATGTCTTCAAGAGACTGCGTTACGGCTTACGGCCAAAGTAACTATTTACGTATGGGCACAACGAGATTACGAGACTAGTTTGATCTTGATTAGTCAATAGGTAGTTTCGTTATTTAAAAGACAGCctttttttggaaaaacggcgagtatttcagtttttttaataggtatttcCCCAATTGTGACCCCTGGAGTGAGTTTgtggaaataataataacaaaattactTACGAGTTGTGTAAATTTGTTGGGTTATTAACAATTTATAGGTAGTTAGGATccttcaaataattataattcaaaattttgcggcattttttaattaacgcGAGTGAGTTATGGctgaaatacctaaataaaaaaaatacttttttgtatcTAAAATTTTAGCCATAGTAGGAAATAAGCCATAGTTGAAATTTTGCACGTTTTACGTATActatgtgaaggatcccaaacaatatatatatatttaaaaaaccggccaagagCGTGTCGGTCACGCACAAAACTGAAAGAGACCCCTCTTTCATTCTTAGACTGcttgacacaaaaaaaatatctatacaTTACCATATGTCATAATTAAGTTGGTCgagttgtataaaaataactacataTGTATGATACAGAGTCCGCTATAGTTTTCGTCG is a window from the Plutella xylostella chromosome 10, ilPluXylo3.1, whole genome shotgun sequence genome containing:
- the LOC119693730 gene encoding polycomb group protein Pc, with product MHKMELGDSVYAAERIMKKRIRKSKVEYYVKWKGWKPKHNTWEPEENILDPRLIQSFERGEELRRQGRRRERELSPERRSPSAEPAPPKRKAEVLRESGKIGVTITMSPPGKRHDKPRPAPPPAAPGGAPAPASPAAEAAAPRSGPRRAPHSPEEADAHTPPERRTDTQPAAAAPAEPRGARPPPPAPAPADDPKRTEEPAPAPAPAPAPAPPAPRRTAAFWLARSPVADQIFITDVTVNLQTVTIRECRTEKGFFKSREAPAPPPSLDVT